In Coleofasciculus chthonoplastes PCC 7420, the following proteins share a genomic window:
- a CDS encoding HsdR family type I site-specific deoxyribonuclease, whose protein sequence is MSKSTTENQIEAYNLQLLQALGYSYKNGYDIQPDGITPERQSFSDVLLTDRLSQAISRINPHIPPDIRNQAQRDLQNIASPDLINNNETCHRYLTEGITIEYTKNGETKGEQLWLIDWDTPENNEFLAVNQFTVIEDNHNRRPDIILFINGLPLVVIELKNAADTKANLYAAYNQLQTYKQEIPSLFTYNALLIISDGLSARAGSLSADYNRFSQWKQKLPNGKIDNNPDTNELEILTQGMLNKHTLLDLIRHFTVFEQTKTVDPETEVVNLQTIKKIGAYHQYYAVNKAVESIVQACGLPSPSPFPSPNPSQREGNMKVPRPLGEGFRERADHRPLGEGFRERADHRPVGEGFRERADHHPGGETSRERANPTAYRGGLPVTTLLKRARELRKKQTPAEIIFWETVRAKRFCGLKFRRQHQIGHYIVDFYCHQHQLVIELDGGVHEQPQQKKRDRERENYLKSLGHTVLRFRNQAIFNDLESVLRSILQHLGLPFPSPDPFPSPNPFPSPNPFPSPDPSQREGNMKEGNMKEGNMKVPRPLGEGFRERADHRPVGEGFRERADHRPVGEGFRERADHRPMGETSRERADHRPMGETSRERAGGVLWHTQGSGKSLSMVFLSGKLVLALDNPTLVILTDRNDLDDQLFDTFAGCRQLLRQDPQQAENRQAVRELLNVASGGIVFTTVQKFAPEDGETLYPKISDRANIVVLADEAHRSQYGFKAKQVTLKDAEGNILGKATRYGFAKYIRDALPNATFVGFTGTPIEQSDKNTPEIFGNYIDIYDIAQAVKDGATVPIYYESRLVQVDLDAQGRELLDELDEDLSFEDLNTTQKAKAKQTQIEAIVGSSQRLTTIAHDIITHFEQRQTANRGKGMIVTLSRQIAANLYDNMIQRRPDWHSDDLNHGKIKVVMTASASDQGNLVQHHTSKRDRQILAQRLKDPENDLELVVVCDMWLTGFDAPCLHTMYMDKPMKGHNLMQAIARINRVYYEKQGGLIVDYLGVASELKKALSFYSQSGGKGQLTLDQDVALGLFLTQLEIVEQILADYDYPSYFSAEIAEKLNILKGATNYAAHPDIKGRFLDAVTALSRSYALIAHHPHAIAQAEKVSFFQAIQASLRKLEPSDGSLSNRELETAIRQVVDQALVSDTVVNIFDEAGIQNPDVSIISEQFLAEVEGMEHQNLAVEVLKKLLKEEVKAKSRTNIVQSRRLAEMLENTLRRYQNQVIGVTDVIQELLQMARDVQAATQRGEDLGLEPYELAFYDALAQNQSAQDVMGVDQLRELARVLVSRIRKNASIDWNLKESARARMKVMVKRLLRQYGYPPDMQALAIELVLEQAKVFTESGLL, encoded by the coding sequence ATGAGCAAATCAACCACCGAAAACCAAATCGAAGCCTACAACCTCCAACTCCTGCAAGCCCTCGGCTACAGCTACAAAAACGGCTACGACATCCAACCCGACGGTATAACCCCCGAACGGCAAAGCTTCAGCGACGTATTGCTGACAGACCGTCTCAGCCAAGCCATCAGCCGCATTAACCCCCACATACCCCCCGACATTCGCAATCAAGCCCAACGGGACTTACAAAACATCGCCAGTCCCGACCTAATCAACAACAACGAAACCTGTCACCGCTACCTCACCGAAGGTATCACCATCGAATACACCAAGAACGGCGAAACCAAAGGGGAACAACTCTGGCTGATTGATTGGGACACCCCCGAAAACAACGAATTTCTCGCGGTTAACCAGTTTACCGTGATTGAAGACAACCACAACCGCCGCCCCGATATTATCCTATTTATTAACGGATTACCCTTAGTGGTTATCGAACTAAAAAACGCCGCCGATACCAAAGCCAACCTCTACGCCGCCTATAACCAACTGCAAACTTATAAACAGGAAATCCCCAGCTTATTTACCTATAACGCCCTGCTGATTATCTCCGATGGACTTTCAGCCCGTGCGGGTTCCCTTTCTGCCGACTATAACCGCTTTAGTCAGTGGAAACAAAAACTCCCCAACGGTAAAATTGACAACAACCCCGACACCAACGAACTAGAAATCCTCACCCAAGGGATGCTGAATAAACATACCCTACTTGACCTGATCCGCCATTTCACCGTCTTTGAACAAACCAAAACCGTAGACCCGGAAACCGAGGTTGTCAATCTGCAAACTATTAAGAAAATTGGGGCGTATCACCAGTATTACGCCGTTAATAAGGCGGTTGAAAGTATTGTGCAAGCGTGCGGTTTACCCTCCCCTAGCCCCTTTCCCTCCCCTAACCCCTCCCAAAGGGAGGGGAATATGAAAGTCCCTCGCCCTTTGGGAGAGGGATTTAGGGAGAGGGCAGATCATCGCCCTTTGGGAGAGGGATTTAGGGAGAGGGCAGATCATCGCCCCGTGGGAGAGGGATTTAGGGAGAGGGCAGATCATCACCCTGGGGGAGAGACATCTAGAGAGAGGGCAAATCCAACAGCTTATCGGGGTGGATTACCCGTAACAACACTACTCAAACGAGCGCGAGAACTCCGTAAAAAACAGACTCCTGCCGAAATTATATTTTGGGAAACCGTCAGGGCTAAACGATTCTGTGGGCTAAAATTTCGTCGCCAACATCAGATAGGACATTACATCGTCGATTTTTACTGCCATCAACACCAATTAGTGATTGAATTAGATGGTGGAGTGCATGAACAACCCCAACAAAAAAAACGCGATCGCGAAAGAGAGAATTATCTTAAATCCCTGGGTCATACAGTTCTACGCTTCCGGAATCAGGCGATTTTCAATGATCTTGAATCGGTTTTGCGATCGATCCTTCAGCATCTTGGTTTGCCCTTTCCCTCCCCTGACCCTTTTCCCTCCCCTAACCCTTTTCCCTCCCCTAACCCCTTTCCCTCCCCTGACCCCTCCCAAAGGGAGGGGAATATGAAAGAGGGGAATATGAAAGAGGGGAATATGAAAGTCCCTCGCCCTTTGGGAGAGGGATTTAGGGAGAGGGCAGATCATCGCCCCGTGGGAGAGGGATTTAGGGAGAGGGCAGATCATCGCCCCGTGGGAGAGGGATTTAGGGAGAGGGCAGATCATCGCCCCATGGGAGAGACATCTAGAGAGAGGGCAGATCATCGCCCCATGGGAGAGACATCTAGAGAGAGGGCTGGCGGAGTCCTTTGGCATACCCAAGGAAGCGGAAAATCCCTGTCCATGGTCTTCCTCAGTGGTAAACTCGTTTTAGCCTTAGATAACCCCACCCTAGTTATCTTGACCGATCGCAACGACCTCGACGACCAACTCTTTGATACCTTCGCCGGCTGTCGTCAACTGCTGCGTCAAGACCCCCAACAAGCCGAAAACCGCCAAGCTGTGCGGGAACTCCTCAACGTCGCCTCTGGGGGGATTGTGTTTACCACCGTTCAGAAATTCGCCCCCGAAGACGGCGAAACCCTTTATCCCAAAATTAGCGATCGCGCCAACATTGTTGTTTTAGCCGACGAAGCCCACCGCAGTCAATACGGATTCAAAGCCAAACAAGTCACCCTCAAAGACGCAGAAGGTAACATCCTCGGCAAAGCCACCCGCTATGGCTTCGCCAAATATATCCGCGATGCCCTCCCCAACGCCACCTTTGTCGGTTTCACCGGAACCCCCATCGAACAAAGCGACAAAAACACCCCGGAAATCTTCGGTAACTATATTGATATCTACGACATTGCCCAAGCCGTTAAAGATGGCGCAACCGTCCCCATTTACTACGAAAGCCGCTTAGTCCAAGTAGATCTCGACGCCCAAGGGCGGGAATTACTCGACGAACTCGACGAAGATCTCAGCTTTGAAGACCTCAACACCACCCAAAAAGCCAAAGCCAAACAAACCCAAATTGAAGCGATTGTCGGGTCGAGCCAACGTCTTACCACCATCGCCCATGATATCATCACCCACTTTGAACAACGCCAAACCGCCAATCGCGGCAAAGGGATGATTGTCACCCTCAGCCGTCAAATTGCCGCCAACCTCTACGACAACATGATTCAACGGCGTCCTGATTGGCATAGTGACGACCTTAACCACGGCAAAATCAAAGTCGTAATGACCGCTAGTGCTTCCGATCAAGGCAATCTGGTACAACATCACACCAGTAAACGCGATCGCCAAATTCTCGCCCAACGACTCAAAGATCCCGAAAACGACCTCGAACTGGTGGTTGTCTGCGATATGTGGCTGACCGGATTTGATGCCCCTTGTCTCCACACCATGTATATGGATAAGCCCATGAAAGGGCATAATTTAATGCAGGCGATCGCCCGAATCAACCGAGTTTACTATGAAAAGCAAGGCGGCTTAATCGTCGATTATCTCGGCGTCGCCAGCGAACTCAAAAAAGCATTATCCTTTTATTCCCAAAGCGGCGGTAAAGGTCAACTCACCCTCGACCAAGACGTCGCCCTAGGCTTATTTTTAACCCAACTGGAAATCGTCGAGCAAATCCTCGCTGATTACGACTACCCCTCTTATTTCAGCGCTGAAATTGCCGAAAAGCTAAATATTCTCAAAGGAGCGACCAATTATGCCGCTCATCCAGACATTAAAGGGCGATTTTTAGACGCTGTTACCGCCTTATCGCGGAGTTATGCCTTGATTGCTCACCATCCCCACGCGATCGCCCAAGCGGAAAAAGTCTCATTCTTCCAAGCCATTCAAGCCAGCTTGCGAAAGCTCGAACCCAGCGATGGTAGTCTCAGCAATCGAGAACTAGAAACCGCTATTCGTCAAGTGGTTGACCAAGCCCTAGTATCCGATACCGTCGTTAACATCTTTGACGAAGCAGGCATTCAAAACCCCGACGTTTCGATTATCTCCGAACAGTTTTTAGCCGAAGTCGAAGGTATGGAACACCAAAACCTCGCCGTTGAGGTGTTAAAAAAGCTTCTCAAAGAAGAAGTTAAAGCCAAAAGCCGGACGAACATTGTTCAAAGTCGCAGACTCGCTGAAATGCTCGAAAACACATTGCGTCGCTATCAAAATCAAGTGATTGGCGTAACTGATGTGATTCAAGAATTGCTCCAGATGGCGCGGGATGTGCAAGCCGCAACCCAACGCGGGGAAGACTTAGGACTAGAACCCTACGAACTCGCTTTTTATGATGCCCTCGCCCAAAACCAAAGCGCTCAAGACGTGATGGGAGTTGACCAACTGCGGGAATTAGCACGGGTTTTAGTCAGCCGCATTCGTAAAAATGCCTCTATCGACTGGAATCTTAAAGAAAGCGCTAGGGCGAGGATGAAAGTGATGGTGAAGCGTTTACTGCGACAATATGGCTATCCGCCAGATATGCAAGCGTTGGCGATTGAACTGGTCTTAGAGCAAGCCAAAGTATTTACAGAGTCAGGACTACTGTAA
- a CDS encoding restriction endonuclease subunit S — protein sequence MSEWNEFYLSDVGTLARGKSKHRPRWADHLYGGPYPFIQTGDISAANKYINTYRQTYSEAGLAQSKLWDKGTLCITIAANIAEIAILELPACFPDSVLGFIPNPEKVDLNFVFYTLTFLKARIQNLAIGSVQENINLGTFKNIKFFFPSVKKQKEIASVLSCLDRKIENLRKQNDTLEAIAQTLFKHWFVDFEFPNADGKPYKSSGGAMEPSELGEIPAGWRVGKLGDVVKVNAESISKSYQHKEIEYVDISSVGIGVLEGTTSYLFKNAPSRARRLVKHGDVIWSGVRPNRKSYLFISHPPENLVVSTGFITLTPDSIPSSYLYSWVTTESFVEYLTFNASGSAYPAIKAEHFEIADVLLPDKFNLTKFHAVIEPMREKIHQNSRQLQTLTKTRDLLLPKLMSGKLRIKP from the coding sequence ATGAGTGAGTGGAACGAATTTTATCTTTCAGATGTAGGCACTCTTGCTAGAGGTAAATCTAAGCATCGTCCTCGATGGGCGGATCACTTGTACGGTGGCCCTTATCCTTTCATTCAAACTGGTGATATCTCTGCTGCTAATAAGTATATAAATACTTATCGGCAAACTTATTCTGAAGCTGGTCTTGCACAGAGTAAGCTTTGGGATAAAGGAACTTTATGTATCACGATTGCTGCTAATATTGCAGAAATTGCAATTCTGGAGCTTCCAGCTTGTTTTCCTGATAGTGTTTTAGGTTTTATTCCTAATCCAGAAAAAGTAGACTTAAATTTTGTTTTTTACACACTAACTTTTTTAAAAGCAAGAATACAAAATTTAGCAATAGGATCAGTTCAAGAGAATATCAATTTAGGCACATTTAAAAATATTAAATTTTTTTTTCCATCCGTCAAAAAGCAAAAAGAAATAGCATCAGTTTTATCTTGTCTCGATCGCAAGATTGAAAACCTCCGTAAACAAAACGATACACTAGAGGCGATCGCGCAAACTCTATTTAAACATTGGTTCGTCGATTTCGAGTTCCCCAACGCCGACGGCAAGCCCTACAAATCCTCCGGTGGCGCAATGGAACCGTCAGAGTTAGGCGAAATCCCCGCAGGTTGGCGTGTTGGGAAGTTAGGAGATGTCGTTAAAGTCAATGCCGAAAGTATCAGTAAAAGCTACCAACATAAAGAGATTGAATATGTAGACATCTCCTCGGTAGGAATTGGGGTGTTGGAAGGTACTACATCATATCTTTTTAAGAACGCTCCCAGTCGAGCTAGACGGCTAGTAAAACATGGAGATGTTATTTGGTCAGGGGTTCGACCTAACCGGAAATCGTATCTATTCATCTCTCATCCTCCAGAAAATCTAGTTGTTTCAACTGGATTTATAACTTTGACGCCAGATTCGATTCCTTCGTCTTACCTGTACAGTTGGGTAACGACCGAATCTTTCGTAGAGTATCTGACCTTCAACGCCTCTGGAAGTGCTTACCCAGCAATCAAAGCAGAACATTTTGAAATTGCTGATGTTTTGCTACCTGACAAATTTAATTTGACTAAATTTCATGCTGTTATTGAGCCAATGCGCGAGAAGATTCATCAAAATTCTCGGCAACTTCAAACCCTAACTAAAACCCGCGACCTCCTTCTCCCCAAACTAATGAGCGGTAAACTCCGCATTAAACCCTAA
- a CDS encoding XisI protein, with protein sequence MATIEEYRQIIQGELKEYTEIPYAYGDLRCRLIVSEDRNNFLLITQGWEGEVQMHGCLVHVEVIGDKVWIHRDGLEDGIANDLVRAGIPKGHIVLGFHPPEVRSHTEFAVS encoded by the coding sequence ATGGCTACCATAGAGGAATATCGCCAAATCATCCAAGGGGAATTAAAGGAATATACAGAGATTCCTTATGCTTACGGTGATTTACGATGTCGTTTGATTGTGAGTGAAGATAGGAATAATTTTTTGCTAATTACGCAAGGTTGGGAAGGTGAGGTACAGATGCATGGTTGTTTGGTTCATGTTGAGGTGATTGGCGATAAGGTTTGGATTCATCGTGACGGGTTAGAGGATGGTATTGCGAATGATTTAGTGAGGGCAGGTATTCCGAAAGGTCATATTGTGTTGGGGTTTCATCCGCCAGAGGTGCGTTCACATACTGAGTTTGCGGTGAGTTAG
- a CDS encoding XisH family protein, which translates to MPARDFYHDAVKTALIKAGWTITNDPLRLKWGVRELFVDLGVTKLIAAQKAEQRIAVEIKGFTNPSVVADLEQALGQYLIYRAILEEIQPNYLLYLAIRQMTYQGIFNEPLGELIRQKYRVNLLIFNNQKQEIVQWLP; encoded by the coding sequence ATGCCAGCGCGAGACTTTTATCATGATGCGGTTAAAACTGCTTTAATTAAAGCAGGATGGACAATTACCAACGATCCTTTACGCTTAAAATGGGGAGTGAGAGAGCTTTTTGTTGATTTAGGCGTAACTAAACTTATTGCCGCCCAGAAAGCAGAACAAAGGATTGCTGTAGAAATTAAAGGGTTTACGAATCCTTCTGTTGTTGCTGATTTAGAACAAGCATTAGGGCAATATTTAATTTATCGAGCTATATTAGAGGAAATACAACCGAATTATTTGTTATATTTAGCGATTCGCCAAATGACTTATCAAGGTATTTTTAACGAACCTCTAGGTGAGTTAATTAGACAAAAGTATCGAGTTAATTTATTGATTTTTAATAATCAGAAACAGGAGATTGTGCAATGGCTACCATAG
- a CDS encoding nucleotidyltransferase family protein, producing MDKQQVLDKLNAHKERLDKFAVKALFLFGSVARDEASPDSDVDFLVEFERPVGLFTLLSLKAYLEELLGCSVDVGTPSSLRPHLRETVLKEAIRAV from the coding sequence ATGGACAAGCAACAGGTTCTAGATAAGTTAAATGCTCACAAAGAGCGCCTCGACAAATTCGCGGTCAAAGCGTTGTTTTTGTTTGGTTCGGTAGCACGAGATGAGGCTAGCCCAGACAGTGATGTGGATTTTTTGGTGGAGTTTGAGCGCCCAGTTGGATTATTTACTTTACTTAGCCTGAAAGCTTATTTAGAGGAGCTTCTAGGCTGTTCAGTCGATGTAGGTACTCCTAGTTCACTACGTCCTCACCTGCGGGAAACAGTGCTAAAGGAGGCAATTCGTGCCGTCTAG
- a CDS encoding chemotaxis protein CheW, producing the protein MTDNSYFSFGLNDRLYGISTAYVEEVFPLPELISIPEAPHEMIGVVNLRGEMIPVIDFNQSLGLQSSNYRLTDSIIVLRREKTKVGIIVNQVCEVLTISSDEITTELEPNQTVSENGVIGGLTRHAGDIIILSDPENWLSAIDSHTFKLVENYLSQELNRSQSSGEFVTEQAVFAANATPEERDIFRERANNLKLPFESQDLTSVKPLTIIVLNDQLFGIDLGVVREFTDIQQVTPIPCCPPHIVGNMNLRGEIVTLVDIRPVLKLPLTAITRSSKALIVEVEEILAGVIVEDVRESMFLLNPLQVIAVTPETTSINPDYLQGEAVYAEKMMSILDVPKIFLNGGLIVEQAV; encoded by the coding sequence ATGACAGACAATTCCTATTTTAGCTTTGGTTTAAATGATCGGCTGTATGGTATCAGTACAGCTTACGTGGAGGAAGTCTTTCCTCTCCCAGAATTAATATCCATTCCCGAAGCGCCGCATGAAATGATTGGCGTGGTCAATTTGCGGGGAGAAATGATACCCGTTATCGATTTTAATCAGAGTCTTGGCTTACAATCATCCAACTACCGTTTAACCGACAGTATTATCGTTCTAAGACGAGAAAAAACCAAAGTTGGGATTATTGTGAATCAGGTTTGTGAAGTCCTGACAATTTCATCAGATGAAATTACTACTGAACTTGAGCCGAATCAAACCGTTAGCGAAAACGGCGTCATTGGTGGACTCACCCGCCATGCAGGTGATATCATTATTTTAAGTGATCCAGAGAATTGGTTAAGCGCGATAGATAGCCACACGTTTAAATTAGTGGAGAACTATCTCAGCCAAGAACTTAACCGGAGTCAATCGAGTGGAGAATTCGTTACCGAACAAGCCGTATTTGCTGCAAATGCGACACCCGAAGAACGAGACATTTTCCGAGAACGAGCGAATAATCTCAAGCTTCCCTTCGAGAGTCAAGACTTAACCAGTGTCAAACCGTTAACGATTATTGTCTTAAATGATCAGTTATTCGGGATTGATTTAGGCGTTGTACGGGAGTTTACCGATATCCAACAGGTGACGCCGATTCCCTGTTGTCCCCCTCATATTGTAGGAAACATGAATCTGCGTGGGGAAATTGTCACCTTAGTCGATATTCGCCCGGTGTTGAAATTGCCCTTAACCGCGATAACCCGAAGTTCCAAAGCGCTGATTGTGGAGGTGGAGGAGATTTTGGCGGGTGTGATTGTGGAAGATGTGCGTGAATCGATGTTCCTGCTGAATCCGCTCCAAGTCATCGCCGTGACTCCTGAAACAACTAGCATAAATCCTGACTATTTGCAAGGGGAAGCGGTCTATGCTGAAAAAATGATGAGCATTCTGGATGTACCGAAAATTTTCTTGAATGGTGGCTTAATCGTTGAGCAAGCGGTTTGA
- a CDS encoding CheR family methyltransferase, with protein sequence MSTPNQLTPKIKQAFIRLIAQHTGLVIRERDQANLTDKLFARMKAIKLTFPEDYYLLLNCQTREANQEWKKLVVLLTNLESYFFRDKEQCKLLKTKILPELIQRHQVDKTLRLCSAGCSTGEEPYSLAIMLNELIPDIDSWNLVVFGIDINQEALAKAKQGIYRAWSLRSIDPKIKHEYFKRIDNHYHIDDNVKSLVKWQQINLVKDPFPQPHLDLQAFDLIICRNVFIYFESSAIAQALDKFYHALQPLGYLITGHSELYGQLLKQFQTNVFPESLVYQRQTESLVYTPVGDVPSPLTWDTEDDYTLTFNPETLEHDLEKNTIKMQHVALNLLKQLPPNTPLQKLGNLTPSELIKQLQSSLNSIEPDSP encoded by the coding sequence GTGTCAACACCCAACCAGTTAACTCCTAAAATAAAACAAGCCTTTATTCGCTTAATTGCTCAACATACGGGTTTGGTGATTCGAGAACGCGATCAAGCCAACTTAACGGACAAACTATTCGCCCGAATGAAAGCAATTAAACTAACCTTTCCGGAAGATTATTATTTGCTGCTCAATTGTCAAACCAGAGAAGCTAATCAAGAGTGGAAAAAATTGGTTGTCTTGCTGACGAATCTGGAAAGTTACTTTTTTCGGGATAAAGAACAATGTAAATTGCTCAAAACTAAAATATTACCCGAACTAATTCAGCGTCATCAGGTGGATAAAACCCTGCGGCTTTGTAGTGCGGGATGTTCAACCGGAGAGGAACCCTATTCCCTGGCGATTATGCTGAATGAACTGATTCCGGATATTGATAGCTGGAATTTAGTTGTTTTTGGCATCGATATTAATCAAGAGGCGCTAGCCAAAGCCAAACAAGGAATTTATCGGGCTTGGTCATTAAGAAGTATTGATCCCAAGATCAAACACGAGTATTTTAAACGTATTGATAATCACTACCACATTGATGACAACGTTAAATCATTAGTGAAATGGCAACAGATCAACTTAGTCAAAGATCCTTTCCCCCAACCTCACTTAGATTTACAGGCGTTTGATTTAATTATTTGTCGAAATGTCTTTATCTACTTTGAATCCTCCGCCATTGCCCAAGCCTTGGATAAGTTTTACCACGCCCTCCAACCTTTAGGCTATCTGATCACCGGGCATTCTGAACTGTATGGTCAACTTTTAAAGCAGTTTCAAACCAATGTTTTTCCCGAATCCTTGGTGTATCAACGTCAAACCGAGAGTTTAGTTTATACCCCTGTAGGTGATGTCCCTAGTCCCCTGACTTGGGATACTGAAGACGATTATACCTTAACCTTTAATCCGGAAACACTCGAACATGACCTAGAGAAAAACACGATTAAAATGCAGCATGTCGCCTTGAATCTGCTCAAACAGTTACCACCCAATACCCCCCTACAAAAATTAGGCAATTTGACGCCATCTGAACTGATTAAACAACTCCAATCCTCCTTAAATAGTATCGAGCCAGACTCCCCATGA
- the cheB gene encoding chemotaxis-specific protein-glutamate methyltransferase CheB has protein sequence MTIKVLLVEDSKISLVILRRIINEFPQLKVVGEASNGLEALALIPQVKPDVICTDLHMPQMDGLELTTEVMRHNPIPILVLSVSVQQEDTHHIFDVLEAGAVDICPKPLAGLTTENQEFKRELVNKISVISGVRVFKRKRRYSLQHQAVNLNNLTTAPTKSYPKPKIITIGTSTGGPPALQEIFSQLPANFSVPILCVQHICKGFLQGLIDWLAPTCKLPIKIAESGNKPQPGIIYFPPEQRQLKLDKQGNFVCSDTVPLDGHCPSATVTFESVAKVYGKKTTAILLTGMGRDGAKGMLTVTQAGGLTIAQDEATSIIFGMPKEAIELGGAREVLPLNAIAPMLLELLQKQSILQ, from the coding sequence ATGACGATTAAAGTTCTATTAGTAGAAGACTCCAAAATTTCCCTAGTCATTCTCAGACGAATTATCAATGAATTCCCTCAACTTAAAGTCGTCGGAGAAGCGTCAAATGGGTTAGAAGCATTGGCGCTAATACCTCAAGTTAAACCCGATGTGATTTGTACCGACTTACACATGCCGCAGATGGATGGGTTGGAATTAACCACTGAAGTCATGCGTCATAATCCTATACCCATTTTAGTCTTGAGTGTGTCGGTACAACAGGAAGATACCCATCATATTTTTGATGTCCTCGAAGCCGGAGCCGTCGATATTTGTCCCAAACCATTGGCTGGTTTAACCACAGAAAACCAAGAATTTAAACGGGAATTAGTTAATAAAATTAGTGTCATTTCTGGGGTTAGGGTTTTCAAACGAAAACGCAGATATTCGCTGCAACACCAAGCCGTTAATCTGAACAATCTGACCACGGCTCCAACCAAATCATACCCGAAGCCTAAAATAATTACCATTGGCACATCAACGGGCGGACCTCCAGCATTGCAAGAAATTTTTTCGCAACTTCCCGCCAATTTTTCGGTTCCCATACTTTGTGTGCAGCACATTTGTAAGGGATTTTTACAAGGCTTAATTGATTGGTTAGCTCCCACCTGTAAATTGCCGATCAAAATTGCCGAATCTGGAAATAAACCGCAACCAGGAATCATCTATTTTCCTCCAGAACAACGTCAGCTAAAATTAGATAAGCAGGGTAATTTTGTCTGTTCAGATACCGTACCTTTAGACGGACATTGCCCGTCAGCAACGGTCACATTTGAGTCTGTCGCCAAAGTTTATGGCAAGAAAACAACCGCCATATTATTAACCGGAATGGGCAGAGACGGCGCAAAAGGAATGCTGACAGTTACCCAAGCGGGGGGTTTAACCATTGCTCAGGATGAAGCCACATCAATCATCTTCGGAATGCCCAAAGAAGCCATTGAATTAGGGGGAGCTAGAGAAGTCCTACCTTTGAACGCGATCGCGCCAATGTTGCTGGAACTTTTACAAAAACAGTCGATTCTACAGTAA